The proteins below come from a single Pirellulales bacterium genomic window:
- a CDS encoding 7-carboxy-7-deazaguanine synthase QueE produces the protein MRIAEIFRSLQGEGFLTGTPSVFVRASGCNLRCWFCDTPYTSWEPEGEDLSVEEILRQVDELLGHPHPDPLPKGEGDYKCGHVVLTGGEPMLFAELVPLAAALRQRGLHITVETAGTLYLPLECDLMSISPKLAGSAPPASQEPRWNVRHEESRHLPDVIRRLVTEYPYQIKFVVDSPDDCLAAEAWLEEFPQVKRSRVLLMPQGINVETLMHTATWLEPYCRRQQLNFCPRKHIEWFGNVRGT, from the coding sequence ATGCGTATTGCCGAGATATTTCGATCGCTGCAAGGCGAGGGCTTTCTGACCGGAACGCCCAGCGTGTTTGTCCGCGCCAGCGGTTGCAACCTGCGGTGCTGGTTTTGCGATACGCCATACACTTCCTGGGAGCCGGAAGGAGAAGATTTATCGGTCGAGGAAATTCTGCGACAGGTCGATGAATTGCTGGGACACCCTCACCCCGACCCTCTCCCAAAGGGAGAGGGAGATTATAAATGCGGTCATGTCGTTCTGACTGGCGGCGAGCCGATGTTGTTTGCCGAACTGGTGCCACTGGCCGCGGCTTTGCGCCAGCGCGGTCTGCACATCACGGTGGAAACGGCCGGCACACTGTATTTGCCGCTGGAGTGCGATTTGATGTCGATCAGTCCCAAGCTGGCCGGCTCCGCGCCGCCGGCATCTCAAGAACCGCGTTGGAATGTGCGGCATGAAGAATCACGGCACTTGCCCGACGTCATACGGCGATTGGTGACAGAGTATCCCTATCAGATTAAATTCGTGGTCGATTCACCCGACGATTGCCTGGCCGCCGAAGCATGGCTGGAAGAATTTCCACAAGTCAAACGCTCCCGCGTGCTATTGATGCCGCAGGGAATAAACGTCGAAACGCTCATGCACACCGCAACCTGGTTAGAACCGTACTGCCGCCGGCAGCAGTTGAATTTCTGCCCCCGAAAGCACATCGAGTGGTTCGGCAACGTGCGCGGCACGTGA
- the queC gene encoding 7-cyano-7-deazaguanine synthase QueC, which translates to METRASATTNTPNAPSRGKSAVILLSGGLDSTTTAAVAKSEGYELFALSVDYGQRHRFELEAAARVAKHLGVKRHETVRIDLARFGHSALTADIAVPKGRSADEMGHGIPVTYVPARNTVLLSLALAYAETVEAADIFLGVNAIDYSGYPDCRPEYIAAFERLANLATKAGVEGTLQFKIHTPLITMTKAEIIRRGTQLGVDYGLTYSCYDPDASGKPCGRCDACLLRRKGFAEAGMTDPLEYSN; encoded by the coding sequence ATGGAAACCAGAGCCTCCGCGACAACGAACACACCGAATGCGCCATCAAGGGGAAAATCAGCCGTCATTTTGCTCTCCGGCGGGCTAGATTCGACGACCACAGCCGCCGTGGCCAAGTCAGAGGGATACGAACTGTTTGCTCTGTCGGTCGATTACGGCCAGCGGCACCGGTTCGAACTGGAAGCGGCTGCTCGGGTGGCAAAACACTTGGGAGTAAAACGGCACGAAACAGTGCGAATCGATTTAGCTCGTTTCGGCCACAGCGCTCTAACCGCGGACATTGCCGTGCCCAAGGGACGCAGCGCCGATGAAATGGGACACGGCATTCCAGTGACGTATGTGCCAGCGCGGAACACGGTGCTGTTGTCGCTAGCGCTAGCGTATGCCGAAACGGTGGAAGCGGCCGACATTTTTCTGGGCGTCAATGCCATCGATTACAGCGGCTATCCCGACTGCCGGCCGGAATATATTGCTGCGTTCGAACGGCTGGCGAATTTGGCTACCAAGGCGGGCGTGGAAGGGACACTGCAATTCAAAATTCACACGCCGCTGATTACGATGACCAAAGCGGAAATAATCCGCCGCGGCACGCAATTAGGCGTAGATTACGGTCTGACATACAGTTGTTACGATCCCGACGCAAGTGGCAAGCCGTGCGGCCGCTGCGACGCTTGCTTGCTCCGCCGCAAAGGCTTTGCCGAAGCGGGAATGACCGATCCACTAGAATACAGCAATTAG
- the queF gene encoding preQ(1) synthase, producing MLAQLKFEEKELHVPDNFRNTLETFANQYPGRDYSIEIICPEFTSVCPKTSQPDFGTLTITYTPEAKCVELKSLKLYLQQFRNEGIFYETVTNRILDDLVAVLAPRRMKLVAAFTPRGGISTNVIVELKSDT from the coding sequence ATGTTGGCACAATTAAAGTTTGAAGAAAAGGAGCTGCACGTGCCCGACAATTTTCGCAACACGCTGGAAACCTTCGCCAACCAATATCCTGGGCGAGATTACAGCATTGAAATCATCTGCCCAGAGTTCACTTCCGTTTGCCCGAAAACCAGCCAGCCCGATTTCGGCACGCTAACTATCACGTACACGCCGGAAGCCAAATGCGTGGAACTGAAAAGCCTGAAACTGTATTTGCAGCAGTTCCGCAACGAGGGAATTTTTTACGAAACGGTGACGAACCGCATTTTGGATGATTTGGTGGCGGTGCTTGCGCCGCGCCGCATGAAACTGGTGGCGGCTTTTACGCCGCGGGGTGGGATCAGCACGAATGTGATCGTGGAATTAAAATCTGATACATGA
- a CDS encoding nucleoside deaminase: protein MSPEDLMRLAIDKTREGFKTGNSPFGCAIEQGGKVIASAHNTVLTTIDSTAHAEVNAIRAGCKHTGKIFLEGGIVATTCEPCPMCMSALHWARVETVYFGATVQDAADAGFNELYIDAQQILSLGRSKVKLIGGVLSAECKQLFHDWKMLPTARTY from the coding sequence ATGTCACCAGAAGACCTAATGCGGCTAGCGATCGACAAAACCCGCGAGGGTTTTAAGACGGGCAATAGTCCGTTTGGCTGTGCGATTGAGCAGGGGGGAAAAGTCATCGCCTCCGCGCACAACACGGTGCTGACGACCATCGACAGCACGGCCCACGCCGAAGTGAACGCCATTCGGGCTGGCTGCAAACACACGGGCAAAATTTTTCTGGAAGGGGGCATTGTCGCCACTACCTGCGAGCCGTGCCCGATGTGCATGTCAGCCTTGCACTGGGCCCGAGTAGAGACGGTTTACTTCGGCGCGACCGTCCAAGACGCAGCCGATGCGGGCTTCAACGAGTTGTACATCGACGCCCAGCAAATTCTATCGCTGGGCCGCAGCAAAGTAAAACTCATCGGCGGCGTGCTGTCCGCAGAGTGCAAGCAACTATTTCACGATTGGAAAATGCTGCCGACGGCCAGAACATATTGA
- a CDS encoding thioesterase family protein, giving the protein MPSFTATRRVEFRDTDAAGIMHFASFFPLMESVEHEFLRHLGLSVLAKDDTGPFSWPRVNAQCDFQSAVRFEDVLTITLSISRLGNKSVTYKFEVSHDERPVATGSMTAVCCRLPATGNVLQSIPIPENVAGKLRPYCV; this is encoded by the coding sequence ATGCCTTCTTTCACCGCCACGCGCCGAGTGGAATTTCGCGATACCGATGCGGCGGGCATCATGCACTTCGCCTCGTTCTTTCCGCTGATGGAATCAGTGGAGCACGAATTCTTGCGGCACTTGGGGCTGAGTGTGCTGGCGAAAGATGATACGGGCCCGTTCAGTTGGCCGCGCGTCAATGCCCAGTGCGATTTTCAAAGCGCGGTGCGCTTTGAAGATGTGCTCACCATCACGCTCAGCATTTCCCGACTGGGAAACAAAAGCGTGACGTACAAATTCGAAGTGTCGCATGACGAGCGACCTGTGGCCACCGGCAGCATGACCGCCGTTTGTTGCCGGTTGCCCGCGACCGGTAACGTGCTGCAATCAATTCCCATTCCGGAAAATGTGGCCGGCAAACTCCGGCCGTATTGCGTGTAG
- the rpsR gene encoding 30S ribosomal protein S18: protein MPRFGSFRDKKKMPLRKRAKPKIRTKKKDPIFIDGKRPRPLFVDYKDLDLLNKLTNRQGKIVSRRKSGCTAASQHAITLAVKRARFMALLPYVGE, encoded by the coding sequence ATGCCTCGATTTGGTTCCTTTCGCGACAAAAAGAAAATGCCCCTGCGGAAGCGGGCCAAGCCTAAAATCCGCACTAAGAAAAAAGACCCCATCTTCATCGATGGCAAGCGGCCGCGCCCCTTGTTTGTCGATTACAAAGATTTGGACCTGCTGAACAAGCTCACCAATCGCCAGGGAAAAATTGTCAGCCGTCGCAAAAGCGGTTGCACCGCCGCCAGCCAACATGCCATTACCCTGGCGGTGAAGCGGGCCCGCTTCATGGCGCTATTGCCGTACGTGGGCGAGTAG
- a CDS encoding RNA-binding protein, with protein MGRRIYVGNLPWSTTSSELQNMFAEHGGVKNAEVISDRETGRSRGFGFVEMESDEAMNAAIAAMNGKDMGGRALTVNEARERTPRPAGGGGGRGGYGGGGYGRR; from the coding sequence ATGGGTCGACGGATTTATGTTGGGAATCTTCCCTGGTCAACCACTTCCTCGGAATTGCAAAACATGTTTGCAGAACACGGCGGCGTGAAAAATGCCGAAGTGATTTCCGATCGCGAAACCGGCCGCTCCCGCGGTTTCGGGTTTGTCGAAATGGAATCCGATGAAGCGATGAATGCCGCCATTGCCGCCATGAACGGCAAAGACATGGGCGGCCGTGCGCTAACGGTCAACGAAGCGCGGGAACGCACCCCGCGCCCCGCCGGTGGCGGTGGTGGCCGTGGCGGTTATGGCGGCGGCGGTTACGGCCGGCGCTAA
- a CDS encoding glycosyltransferase family 4 protein, with the protein MAKIPEASARYSDGSPLRIVYLTAGAATRYCGSCLHDNALAKALADLGEDVLLVPTYTPLRTDEENVSLNRVFFGGVNVYLQQNSSLFRHTPWFLDRWLDSPKLLNWLAARSAGMPVAKLGALTISTLQGEQGRQRKELEKLASWLEQEGRPQVIHLSNALLLGMARRLRERLNVPIICGLAGEDLFLEQLSEPHYSQARELLRQRARDVDVFVAYNRYFADFMADYLSVPHNRIEVIRHGLHLAGHGQRRGSQADEPFTIGFFSRIAPEKGLHLLVEAFALLRADGADGAVPRLRLKAAGYKSSGDEPYFQSILQRVQELNLADHFEYAGELDRAGKIAFLQSLDVMSVPTVYRESKGLSVLEALANGVPVVVPRHGSFPEIIEHTGGGLLCEPENAGDLARKLREYILNPALAAEHGRRGRQVIHAQYTALQMAQEHRELYREVKRVAVAAG; encoded by the coding sequence ATGGCCAAAATTCCCGAAGCGTCAGCTCGATACAGCGATGGTTCACCGTTGCGGATTGTGTATCTCACCGCGGGGGCCGCCACGCGCTATTGCGGTTCCTGCTTGCACGACAACGCCTTGGCTAAAGCACTGGCGGATTTGGGCGAGGATGTTTTGCTGGTGCCTACCTATACGCCGCTGCGCACCGATGAAGAAAATGTCAGCCTGAACCGCGTTTTTTTTGGCGGCGTGAATGTTTACTTGCAGCAAAACTCGTCACTGTTTCGACACACACCCTGGTTCTTAGATCGCTGGCTCGATTCCCCCAAGCTGCTCAACTGGCTGGCCGCGCGCAGCGCCGGCATGCCGGTGGCTAAATTGGGCGCCCTCACTATTTCCACGCTGCAGGGCGAACAAGGCCGGCAACGAAAAGAACTCGAAAAGCTGGCTTCGTGGCTGGAACAGGAAGGCCGGCCACAGGTGATTCATCTTTCCAACGCGCTCTTGCTGGGCATGGCGCGCCGGCTCCGCGAGCGGCTGAACGTGCCCATCATCTGCGGATTGGCGGGCGAGGATTTGTTCCTGGAGCAATTGTCCGAACCGCACTACAGCCAGGCGCGCGAGCTGTTGCGCCAGCGGGCGCGCGATGTCGATGTGTTCGTGGCGTACAACCGCTACTTCGCCGACTTCATGGCCGATTATTTAAGCGTTCCACATAATCGCATCGAAGTCATCCGCCACGGGCTGCATTTGGCCGGGCACGGTCAACGCCGTGGCAGCCAAGCAGACGAGCCGTTTACCATCGGCTTCTTTTCTCGCATCGCTCCGGAAAAGGGGTTGCATCTGCTGGTCGAAGCGTTTGCATTGCTGCGGGCTGATGGTGCTGACGGGGCTGTGCCCCGGCTGCGTTTGAAGGCCGCCGGTTACAAATCGTCCGGCGACGAACCGTATTTTCAATCCATCCTGCAGCGCGTGCAAGAGTTAAATTTGGCCGACCATTTTGAATATGCGGGCGAATTGGATCGCGCCGGAAAAATTGCCTTTTTGCAATCGCTCGACGTGATGAGCGTGCCCACGGTATATCGCGAAAGCAAGGGGCTTTCCGTATTGGAAGCGCTGGCCAACGGCGTGCCGGTCGTCGTGCCGCGGCATGGCTCGTTCCCGGAAATCATCGAGCATACCGGCGGCGGCCTGCTGTGCGAGCCGGAAAACGCCGGCGATCTGGCCCGCAAGTTGCGCGAATACATCTTGAATCCCGCGCTGGCTGCCGAACACGGACGCCGCGGCCGGCAAGTGATTCACGCCCAATACACGGCCCTGCAAATGGCCCAAGAACACCGCGAATTGTACCGCGAGGTAAAGCGTGTTGCTGTCGCGGCGGGGTAG
- a CDS encoding polyprenyl synthetase family protein: protein MATALPQSVRGDGNSSAGSASNRRHSVQIDDGYARLMQAAAVMFQPQELERLAPRLHGPLSAANRDHGERLNGQGLQGLTPLAATEALAYDFLAKGGKHSRPFITLAAYQALRTEEPVRANSARNGEAHTELELPDAVKRCALSIETFHKASLVHDDIEDDDEFRYGTATLHRKYGTPTAINVGDYLIGLGYRLVSREAKALGPDVVSDILDHIADAHMKLSEGQGAELIWRDSHNKQLTPQDTLRIYALKTAPAFEAALHTGLRLAGPTEHYLQPIAQFARDLGIAFQIINDMNDWLGDNHNKLLAAGDISGGRPTLLWALALDGLPVDKRGKLESLANELPLSDEKLREIRRLYDEAGAFQTADRWVYKHQQRAEALAADIQPEPLRRLFFHLIDMVLERRQV, encoded by the coding sequence TTGGCAACTGCACTCCCCCAATCTGTCCGAGGTGATGGAAATTCGTCGGCGGGGTCCGCTTCCAATCGCCGTCACAGTGTACAAATTGACGACGGTTACGCCCGCCTGATGCAGGCCGCGGCCGTCATGTTTCAACCGCAAGAGTTGGAGCGATTGGCGCCGCGGTTGCATGGCCCATTGTCTGCGGCAAATCGCGATCATGGCGAACGGCTGAACGGACAAGGGTTGCAAGGTCTTACTCCGCTGGCAGCCACCGAAGCCCTGGCCTACGATTTTTTAGCCAAGGGGGGCAAGCATTCACGCCCATTCATTACGCTGGCGGCTTATCAGGCGTTGCGGACGGAGGAACCCGTCCGCGCCAATTCCGCGCGAAACGGTGAAGCGCATACGGAACTGGAATTGCCCGATGCGGTGAAGCGCTGCGCCTTGTCGATCGAAACGTTTCACAAGGCCTCGCTGGTGCATGACGACATTGAAGATGACGACGAGTTCCGCTACGGCACGGCCACGCTGCATCGCAAATACGGCACACCGACGGCAATCAACGTGGGCGATTATTTAATCGGTCTGGGCTACCGCCTAGTCAGCCGCGAAGCGAAAGCCCTGGGCCCCGACGTGGTCAGTGACATTCTCGATCATATTGCCGATGCCCACATGAAATTGAGCGAAGGACAAGGCGCGGAACTGATCTGGCGCGATTCGCACAACAAACAACTTACGCCGCAAGATACGCTCAGAATTTATGCGCTCAAAACAGCTCCGGCCTTCGAGGCGGCTTTGCACACCGGTTTGCGTTTGGCCGGCCCGACGGAACATTACTTGCAGCCCATTGCTCAGTTCGCCCGCGACCTGGGCATCGCCTTCCAAATTATCAACGATATGAACGATTGGTTGGGCGACAATCACAATAAACTGCTGGCCGCCGGAGATATTAGCGGCGGACGCCCGACGCTGCTGTGGGCCTTGGCGCTGGATGGTTTGCCGGTGGACAAGCGCGGCAAGTTGGAATCGTTGGCCAACGAACTACCCTTGTCGGACGAAAAGCTGCGTGAAATCCGGCGCCTGTACGATGAAGCGGGCGCTTTCCAAACGGCTGATCGATGGGTGTACAAGCACCAGCAACGGGCCGAAGCTTTGGCCGCGGACATTCAGCCCGAACCGCTACGGCGATTGTTTTTCCACTTGATCGACATGGTGTTGGAGCGTCGGCAAGTGTAG
- a CDS encoding coproporphyrinogen-III oxidase family protein has product MATGTTKKTEVGSYFIANYPPFSQWTAEALPVVQAALHAPPADVPLGLYLHIPFCRKRCKFCYFRVYTDKNAAEVEQYVAALAREIELVSKLPVMGGRPFRFVYFGGGTPSFLSAKQLTSLVDRLRANIRWDQAEEVTFECEPGTLSEPKVQTLRELGVTRISLGVENFSDAVLEENGRAHLSAEIAKAWQWIVDAGFPNTNIDLISGMVGESWDNWRDTVRKTIDCSPDSVTIYQMELPFNTVYSKDILGNHLETPVADWPTKRAWVDYAFDELCAAGYSVSSAYTLVKDKRKVNFSYRDNLWRGSDLLATGVASFGHISGVHYQNLAEWPQYVGALDRGELPLWRGMQPTAHQRLVREMILQLKTGELDAGYFRRKFGVEILDHWRDVWQEYAADELLAIEGDHIQLSRAGLLQADALLPAFFEPEHRGVRYT; this is encoded by the coding sequence GTGGCGACCGGAACGACCAAAAAAACCGAAGTTGGCAGCTACTTCATCGCCAATTACCCGCCGTTTTCGCAGTGGACGGCGGAAGCGTTGCCCGTAGTGCAAGCGGCGCTGCACGCCCCGCCGGCCGATGTGCCGCTGGGACTGTATTTGCACATTCCGTTTTGCCGCAAGCGGTGCAAGTTTTGCTATTTTCGGGTCTACACCGACAAAAACGCCGCGGAAGTGGAGCAATACGTTGCGGCCTTGGCGCGGGAAATCGAACTCGTCAGTAAGCTGCCGGTGATGGGTGGGCGGCCCTTTCGATTTGTTTATTTCGGAGGCGGCACCCCCTCGTTTTTAAGCGCCAAGCAACTCACGTCGCTGGTCGATCGGTTGCGAGCCAACATCCGTTGGGACCAGGCTGAGGAAGTCACGTTCGAATGCGAGCCGGGCACGCTTTCTGAACCGAAGGTGCAAACGCTCCGCGAATTGGGCGTGACGCGCATCAGCCTGGGCGTGGAAAACTTTAGCGATGCGGTGTTGGAAGAAAACGGCCGGGCCCATTTGTCGGCAGAAATCGCCAAGGCCTGGCAGTGGATTGTCGACGCCGGCTTTCCTAACACGAACATCGATTTGATCTCCGGCATGGTCGGCGAATCGTGGGACAACTGGCGCGATACGGTGCGCAAGACCATCGATTGTTCACCCGACAGCGTGACCATTTATCAAATGGAATTGCCGTTCAACACGGTGTATTCGAAAGATATTTTGGGCAATCACCTCGAAACGCCGGTGGCCGATTGGCCGACGAAGCGGGCCTGGGTCGATTACGCTTTCGACGAGTTGTGCGCCGCCGGTTACAGCGTTTCCAGCGCTTACACGTTGGTGAAAGACAAGCGCAAAGTCAATTTTAGCTACCGCGACAACCTGTGGCGCGGCAGCGATTTGCTGGCCACGGGCGTGGCCAGCTTCGGCCATATTTCCGGAGTGCATTACCAAAATTTGGCGGAGTGGCCGCAATATGTGGGTGCTTTGGACCGCGGCGAATTACCCCTGTGGCGCGGCATGCAGCCGACAGCGCATCAACGTCTGGTGCGGGAAATGATTTTGCAACTTAAAACAGGCGAACTCGACGCCGGATATTTCCGCCGCAAATTCGGCGTCGAAATTCTCGATCACTGGCGCGACGTTTGGCAGGAATACGCCGCCGATGAATTGCTGGCCATCGAGGGGGACCATATTCAACTTAGCCGCGCCGGTTTGTTGCAGGCCGACGCACTGTTGCCGGCGTTTTTCGAGCCCGAACATCGTGGAGTGCGCTACACCTAA
- a CDS encoding peptidase, with protein MKKRNLSPRISRREFVKCAGGALGASAVLARAPLFLHADDKAGGKAPVLGNGPHTYEALHGWAQIPDGMRFGNTHMVQEDSQGRIFIHHQNGAPDSVFIFDPDGKFIKSWGAQWRVGAHGMQLRREGNDEFLYLATTKQHQVVKTTLDGEQLFVLDYPKDADGAAGDRCYKNEQKYLPTNIAFAPGGDFYVADGYGSYFIHRYGKDGKYISTFGGPGTDDGVLQEPHGIWCDTRGPNPMILVADRKNERLQWFDLDGSHLETLRPPEDKAYRRPCHFDQRGSELLLPGLDGRVSILDKDNQQIVILGDNDNPQQRGKNNIPAADRKPGVFVSPHGCLWDRAGNIYITEWLTDGRVIKLRKVDA; from the coding sequence ATGAAGAAACGTAATTTATCGCCGAGGATTTCCCGGCGAGAGTTTGTCAAATGCGCCGGCGGCGCATTGGGAGCAAGCGCCGTCCTTGCCCGAGCCCCGCTGTTTTTGCACGCCGACGACAAAGCCGGCGGAAAAGCGCCAGTTTTGGGTAACGGACCCCACACGTACGAGGCCCTTCACGGCTGGGCGCAGATTCCCGATGGCATGCGATTCGGCAACACGCACATGGTGCAAGAAGATTCGCAGGGGCGGATTTTCATCCATCATCAAAACGGTGCGCCCGACTCGGTCTTCATTTTCGATCCTGACGGCAAGTTCATCAAATCGTGGGGAGCCCAGTGGCGCGTAGGCGCTCACGGCATGCAACTGCGTCGGGAAGGCAACGACGAGTTTTTGTACCTGGCCACGACGAAGCAGCATCAGGTGGTAAAAACCACACTCGACGGCGAGCAACTGTTTGTGCTCGATTATCCCAAGGATGCGGATGGCGCGGCCGGCGACCGCTGCTATAAGAACGAGCAAAAGTATTTGCCCACGAACATCGCGTTTGCGCCGGGCGGCGATTTTTACGTGGCCGACGGTTACGGCTCGTATTTCATCCATCGCTATGGCAAAGACGGAAAGTATATTTCCACGTTTGGCGGCCCGGGCACGGACGACGGCGTGCTGCAAGAACCGCACGGCATTTGGTGCGACACACGGGGGCCGAATCCTATGATTTTAGTGGCCGACCGTAAGAACGAGCGGTTGCAATGGTTCGACCTGGACGGTTCGCACCTGGAAACGTTACGGCCGCCGGAGGACAAAGCCTATCGCCGGCCCTGCCACTTTGACCAGCGCGGCAGCGAATTGCTCTTGCCGGGGCTGGATGGCCGCGTAAGTATTCTGGACAAAGACAACCAGCAAATTGTCATTTTGGGCGATAATGACAATCCCCAGCAGCGTGGTAAAAACAATATTCCGGCCGCCGACCGCAAGCCGGGCGTGTTTGTTTCGCCGCATGGCTGCCTGTGGGACCGGGCCGGCAACATTTACATTACCGAGTGGCTGACCGACGGCCGGGTCATCAAGCTGCGAAAAGTGGATGCCTGA
- a CDS encoding PQQ-binding-like beta-propeller repeat protein produces MLLLVFLCGCGTQNTIPTANDNSGLKAASDDDGSTSGQWPVFRGNAQATGVAESHLPPQLQLAWKYAVQKGSFEATPVVVDGVVYIGDMDGTFYALDLQTGKERWKFDIGKDKAGFTAAAAVRDGLVYIGDMDGNFFCLDARTGEKKWTATAGAEIDSAANFYHDKVLFGSQDATLYCFDAKTGQKQWTHQIGDQIRCSPTVVDDCCFLAGCDGKLHVIDLHDGKETGAVEIAAPTGSTPAATGELIYFGTEGATFFCLNWKQLKEIWSWQDKLRGLPIRSSAALTPQAVVFGGRDKIVHALDPKTGEKLWDFPTKGRVDSSPVVVGRRVFVGSADGRIYGLDVASGENVWEYECGGALVGSLAAVQRHLVIASDAGVVYCFGEK; encoded by the coding sequence GTGCTTTTGCTTGTTTTCTTGTGTGGCTGCGGAACGCAGAACACTATTCCTACAGCCAACGATAATTCAGGGCTTAAGGCTGCCAGTGACGACGATGGTTCCACCAGCGGCCAGTGGCCGGTGTTTCGCGGCAATGCACAGGCGACGGGGGTGGCGGAAAGCCATTTGCCACCGCAGTTGCAGTTGGCGTGGAAATACGCGGTCCAGAAGGGATCGTTCGAGGCCACGCCGGTGGTGGTCGACGGCGTGGTTTACATCGGCGACATGGACGGCACGTTTTACGCGCTCGATTTGCAAACCGGCAAGGAGCGGTGGAAATTCGACATCGGCAAAGACAAGGCCGGCTTTACCGCCGCCGCCGCGGTGCGCGACGGTTTGGTTTACATCGGCGACATGGATGGAAATTTTTTCTGCCTGGATGCCCGGACAGGCGAGAAAAAATGGACTGCCACCGCGGGGGCCGAAATTGATTCCGCGGCCAATTTCTATCACGACAAGGTGCTGTTCGGTTCGCAAGATGCCACGCTGTATTGCTTCGACGCGAAAACCGGCCAGAAGCAGTGGACGCATCAAATTGGCGATCAAATTCGCTGCTCGCCCACGGTCGTGGACGATTGTTGTTTTTTGGCCGGGTGCGACGGCAAGCTGCACGTCATCGATTTGCACGACGGCAAAGAAACCGGCGCGGTGGAAATTGCGGCCCCCACCGGCAGCACGCCGGCCGCGACGGGCGAGTTGATTTATTTCGGCACGGAAGGGGCCACGTTTTTTTGCCTCAATTGGAAGCAGCTCAAGGAAATTTGGAGTTGGCAAGATAAACTCCGTGGCCTGCCGATTCGCTCCAGCGCCGCACTGACGCCGCAGGCGGTTGTTTTCGGCGGGCGCGACAAAATCGTGCATGCGCTCGATCCGAAAACGGGCGAGAAATTATGGGATTTTCCCACCAAGGGCCGGGTCGATAGCTCGCCGGTGGTGGTCGGGCGGCGCGTGTTTGTCGGTTCTGCTGACGGGCGCATTTATGGCCTCGACGTGGCTTCCGGCGAAAATGTTTGGGAGTACGAATGCGGTGGCGCGCTGGTCGGCAGTTTGGCTGCGGTCCAGCGGCATCTTGTTATTGCCAGCGATGCCGGAGTGGTATACTGCTTTGGAGAGAAGTAG